Proteins co-encoded in one Deltaproteobacteria bacterium genomic window:
- the pabB gene encoding aminodeoxychorismate synthase component I codes for MDPRSKNPIIFRSLCPDSPFWNVSFSGAVDEFAGYELDEVGAVIDRVLGATRDGLFAAGFISYEASPAFDPAMPVKESHGFPKIWFRTFETMVPGAAPHNGEGSFFISKFHPEVPAGQYMKKVSRIREYLRQGEAYQVNFTYRLLARFAGCEMSLFNRLLCAESPPYAAYIDCGRYQILSFSPELFFHRVGASIRTRPMKGTMPRDEDEQRDRKNFDALKNSPKEISENLMIVDLLRNDLGRISMAGSVAAPSLFTVEKYRTVYQMTSEIRSTLREDICLNGVLGSLFPCGSVTGAPKIRSMEIIKELETSPRNIYTGSIGYLTPGGEAAFNVAIRTAVIDREKKTLRYGTGGGIVYDSTPEDEYEESRTKSIFIRSVGPAFKLIETILYERKGGFFLLSEHLARLERSAEYFGFPCDRSEILEKMDRAVKREGLPRLKVRVLLGPDGETEVKGTGLPPSDRVTTRRLKVYREPVDKDDEFRYHKTTVRGLFERALRDHPEVDDLIFLNGEGEVTETSIANIVALKDGRYLTPPVSSGLLPGTFREKLLREGVIEERVLTPGDLARADRIYLVNSVKKWECAEIVGETGNHNLPLTGISFQNNFMGKIPSSTGEEGSRERGKDTHAKGRGDTGRVIQAHSKASFRDGRHRFPGKKTG; via the coding sequence ATGGATCCTCGATCGAAAAACCCCATAATCTTCCGTTCCCTTTGCCCGGATTCGCCCTTCTGGAACGTTTCTTTCTCGGGCGCCGTCGACGAGTTCGCGGGATACGAGCTCGATGAGGTGGGCGCCGTGATCGACAGGGTTCTCGGGGCTACCCGGGATGGGCTTTTTGCTGCGGGGTTCATCTCCTACGAAGCATCCCCCGCCTTCGACCCGGCCATGCCGGTAAAGGAATCGCACGGGTTTCCGAAGATCTGGTTCAGGACCTTCGAGACGATGGTCCCCGGGGCGGCGCCACACAACGGGGAGGGAAGCTTCTTCATTTCGAAGTTCCACCCCGAGGTGCCGGCCGGTCAGTACATGAAAAAGGTGAGTAGAATCAGGGAGTATCTCCGGCAGGGCGAGGCATACCAGGTCAATTTCACCTACCGGCTCCTTGCAAGGTTCGCCGGTTGCGAGATGTCTCTCTTCAACCGGCTCCTGTGCGCGGAGAGCCCCCCCTACGCGGCATACATCGACTGCGGAAGGTACCAGATCCTGTCTTTTTCCCCGGAGCTGTTCTTTCACCGCGTCGGCGCATCGATCAGGACGAGGCCGATGAAGGGGACCATGCCCCGGGACGAGGACGAGCAGAGGGACAGGAAAAACTTCGATGCGCTGAAAAACTCCCCCAAGGAGATCAGCGAGAACCTGATGATCGTCGATCTTTTGAGAAACGACCTGGGGAGGATATCCATGGCTGGAAGCGTGGCGGCCCCATCCCTTTTCACCGTTGAAAAGTACCGGACCGTCTACCAGATGACGTCGGAGATCAGGTCGACGCTGCGTGAAGATATCTGCCTGAATGGCGTGCTGGGTTCCCTCTTTCCCTGCGGCTCTGTCACCGGGGCCCCGAAGATCAGAAGCATGGAGATAATCAAAGAGCTGGAGACGTCCCCCCGCAATATCTATACGGGCTCCATCGGATATCTGACGCCCGGCGGGGAGGCGGCTTTCAACGTGGCGATCAGGACGGCCGTCATAGACAGGGAGAAAAAAACGCTGCGGTATGGGACCGGGGGGGGGATCGTCTACGACTCCACGCCGGAAGACGAGTACGAGGAGAGCAGGACGAAATCTATCTTCATCAGGAGCGTGGGTCCGGCGTTCAAGCTGATCGAGACCATCCTCTACGAGCGTAAGGGGGGCTTCTTCCTCCTTTCCGAGCACCTGGCCAGGCTCGAGAGGTCGGCAGAGTATTTCGGCTTTCCCTGCGACAGGTCAGAGATCCTCGAGAAGATGGACCGGGCGGTAAAACGTGAAGGATTGCCCCGGCTGAAGGTTCGGGTCCTGCTCGGCCCGGATGGAGAAACGGAGGTGAAGGGGACCGGACTGCCGCCCTCGGATCGCGTGACGACACGGAGGCTGAAGGTCTACCGGGAGCCCGTAGACAAGGATGATGAGTTCCGCTACCACAAGACGACGGTGAGGGGCCTGTTCGAAAGAGCCCTGAGGGACCACCCGGAGGTGGACGACCTGATCTTTCTCAACGGGGAGGGAGAGGTGACGGAGACCTCGATCGCCAACATCGTCGCCCTGAAGGATGGCAGGTACCTTACTCCCCCTGTCAGCTCGGGTCTTCTCCCCGGAACGTTCAGGGAGAAGCTCCTTCGAGAGGGCGTTATCGAGGAGAGGGTGCTCACGCCGGGAGACCTTGCGAGGGCCGACAGGATCTACCTGGTCAATTCGGTGAAAAAGTGGGAGTGCGCGGAAATCGTGGGCGAAACGGGGAATCACAATTTACCGTTGACGGGGATTTCTTTTCAAAATAACTTCATGGGTAAAATTCCGTCATCCACAGGAGAGGAGGGAAGCCGTGAAAGAGGAAAAGATACTCACGCAAAAGGTCGAGGCGATACGGGTCGAGTCATCCAAGCCCATAGCAAAGCTTCTTTCAGAGATGGCCGCCACCGGTTTCCAGGGAAGAAAACTGGCTGA
- a CDS encoding deoxyhypusine synthase produces MKEEKILTQKVEAIRVESSKPIAKLLSEMAATGFQGRKLAEVCEVYGDMILDRDVTILLGYSGSLSVAGQWTIINWLMEKGYVDILVPTGANISEDIVEAMGFSYYRGDRSVDDETLFDLGLNRYYDVYGKEKDYLEMTEMIADFYMGLEENYPYSSRELLYHFGKWLKKKRIKSIVTVAADHGVPIFCPAIVDSPYGDGALIAKSKGFNLVIDAVKDYTEFMSLAKNVKETGVIYIGGGVPKDFIQLFAVTADLLYPDRKIPGRERAESRKGTDETYYPHKYAIQVTTDSPQWGGLSGCSFEEAISWGKETSRGRFAQCFCDATIALPIITHALAERIAGPRKRKNLISLL; encoded by the coding sequence GTGAAAGAGGAAAAGATACTCACGCAAAAGGTCGAGGCGATACGGGTCGAGTCATCCAAGCCCATAGCAAAGCTTCTTTCAGAGATGGCCGCCACCGGTTTCCAGGGAAGAAAACTGGCTGAGGTCTGTGAAGTATACGGCGACATGATCCTGGACAGGGACGTGACGATTTTGCTCGGCTACAGCGGCTCCCTCTCGGTGGCCGGGCAGTGGACGATCATCAACTGGCTCATGGAGAAAGGCTACGTCGATATCCTCGTCCCCACGGGGGCGAACATCTCCGAGGATATCGTCGAGGCCATGGGGTTCAGCTACTACAGGGGAGACCGGTCCGTTGACGATGAGACCCTCTTTGACCTGGGCCTCAACAGGTATTACGACGTGTACGGAAAGGAGAAAGACTACCTCGAGATGACCGAGATGATCGCCGACTTCTATATGGGCCTCGAGGAAAACTACCCCTACTCCTCGAGAGAACTGCTCTACCATTTCGGGAAGTGGCTGAAAAAAAAGCGGATAAAGAGCATCGTCACCGTTGCCGCCGACCATGGGGTCCCCATATTTTGCCCTGCCATAGTCGACAGCCCTTACGGTGATGGCGCCCTGATTGCGAAAAGCAAGGGATTTAACCTCGTAATCGACGCCGTGAAGGACTACACGGAGTTCATGAGCCTGGCAAAAAATGTCAAAGAGACGGGCGTGATCTATATCGGGGGAGGGGTTCCCAAGGATTTTATCCAGCTCTTTGCCGTTACCGCAGACCTGCTCTATCCCGACCGGAAAATACCGGGAAGGGAGCGGGCGGAGAGCAGGAAGGGGACGGACGAGACATATTATCCCCACAAGTACGCGATCCAGGTAACCACCGATTCCCCCCAGTGGGGGGGGCTTTCGGGATGCTCCTTCGAGGAGGCGATCTCGTGGGGCAAGGAGACCTCGAGGGGAAGGTTCGCGCAGTGCTTCTGCGATGCCACGATAGCCCTTCCGATCATAACCCACGCCCTGGCGGAAAGAATCGCGGGGCCGCGGAAGAGGAAAAACCTGATCTCGCTGCTCTGA
- a CDS encoding GNAT family N-acetyltransferase, with protein MTEIRIRLAIPEDREDICRVHRAAILALSDQHYAQNTIDAWSKALTPETVRQEIGTPSMTWFVAEVAGTVVGFSSTEKNEVSALYVHPDHQNRGIGSKLLARVETEAARQGIRHLTLFASVNSRRFYETHGYHVTREMIYPLNDEESMTTLSMDKELTG; from the coding sequence ATGACGGAGATACGCATTCGCCTTGCGATACCGGAGGACAGGGAAGACATTTGCCGCGTCCACCGTGCCGCAATTCTCGCCCTGTCTGACCAACACTATGCCCAAAACACCATCGATGCATGGTCCAAAGCCCTGACGCCGGAAACTGTCCGGCAAGAGATAGGTACCCCGTCGATGACCTGGTTCGTCGCCGAGGTGGCAGGAACGGTTGTCGGCTTCTCTTCCACGGAAAAAAACGAGGTGAGCGCCCTGTACGTTCACCCGGATCATCAGAACAGGGGGATCGGATCGAAGCTTCTTGCGCGGGTTGAAACCGAGGCTGCAAGACAGGGTATCCGCCACCTCACACTCTTTGCATCCGTGAACTCGCGAAGGTTTTACGAAACCCACGGGTACCACGTGACAAGGGAGATGATCTACCCGCTGAACGATGAGGAGAGCATGACCACCCTGTCGATGGATAAGGAACTGACCGGGTGA
- a CDS encoding sensor histidine kinase has protein sequence MVRTLYGKLALLLLGLFLFTGLFHLFLTIATTRAFIREADQRLNAPLARYLVSRALFLKDGKANEEALKESFQAFMEINPAIELYLLDREGNILSYAAPPGKVKRKAISLAPIERFLQGSGTLPIMGDDPRDPGGKKVFSAATVPASGATEGYLYVILGGEEQDTVMDMLKKSYILRLSSGILVAGLLFALAAGLFLFHLFTRRLRHLTREIEGFRDSDFSEPAQAQQLPLPGPEDEIDRVRNVFREMSARIISQVSEIRRVDSLRREMLGGISHDLRTPLSSLRGYIETVLMKEGEITDRERKNYLETALKQTDRLGNLVSELFELAKLEAGDAAVSFEPFHLGELVQDMVLKLRIIAERRGVALEAGFPEDLPPVHADVGLVERAIQNLVENAIRYTGENGTVTLTLSPAGSTVSVAVKDEGPGIAPEDLPFIFDRFYRPKRDEGKDPDRAGLGLAITKRIVELHGSTIAVSSPEGSGTTFTFTLPTGKG, from the coding sequence ATGGTCAGGACGCTCTATGGCAAATTGGCCCTGCTCCTGCTCGGCCTCTTTCTCTTCACCGGCCTGTTCCACCTTTTTTTGACCATCGCAACGACCCGTGCGTTCATCAGGGAGGCCGACCAGCGCCTGAACGCCCCCCTTGCACGCTACCTGGTTTCCCGGGCCTTGTTCTTAAAGGACGGAAAGGCAAACGAGGAAGCGCTCAAGGAAAGCTTCCAGGCGTTCATGGAGATAAATCCCGCCATCGAGCTCTACCTCCTCGACAGGGAAGGGAACATCCTCTCTTACGCCGCTCCTCCGGGCAAGGTGAAGAGAAAGGCCATTTCCCTCGCCCCCATCGAGCGATTCCTGCAAGGGTCGGGAACGCTCCCGATCATGGGGGACGATCCCCGGGACCCGGGCGGCAAAAAGGTCTTCTCTGCGGCGACCGTTCCGGCAAGCGGCGCCACCGAGGGGTACCTCTACGTTATCCTCGGGGGGGAGGAGCAGGACACCGTGATGGACATGCTCAAGAAAAGCTACATACTCCGCCTGAGCAGCGGAATCCTCGTCGCCGGGCTCCTTTTCGCCCTCGCGGCGGGCCTGTTCCTCTTTCACCTTTTCACCCGCAGGCTCCGGCACCTCACCCGGGAGATTGAGGGATTCAGGGATAGCGACTTCAGCGAACCCGCCCAAGCGCAGCAATTGCCCCTTCCCGGACCTGAAGACGAGATCGACCGCGTTCGGAACGTGTTCCGGGAGATGTCTGCCCGCATCATCTCCCAGGTGAGCGAGATCCGCAGGGTCGACTCCCTGCGGCGGGAGATGCTCGGCGGCATCTCTCACGACTTGAGGACCCCCCTCTCCTCTCTTCGGGGGTACATCGAGACGGTGCTCATGAAAGAGGGGGAGATAACGGACAGGGAGCGAAAAAACTACCTGGAGACGGCCCTGAAACAAACCGACAGGCTGGGCAACCTGGTTTCCGAGCTCTTCGAGCTGGCCAAGCTGGAGGCGGGGGATGCTGCGGTCTCCTTCGAGCCCTTCCACCTGGGCGAACTGGTGCAGGACATGGTGCTGAAATTAAGGATCATCGCCGAACGAAGGGGGGTAGCGCTTGAAGCGGGCTTTCCGGAAGACCTTCCCCCCGTCCACGCCGACGTGGGACTGGTGGAGCGGGCAATCCAGAACCTGGTTGAGAACGCAATTCGCTACACGGGCGAAAACGGTACCGTGACGCTGACCCTCTCACCAGCCGGTTCGACGGTCAGCGTGGCCGTGAAAGACGAGGGGCCGGGGATAGCCCCGGAAGACCTGCCCTTCATCTTCGACCGGTTTTACCGCCCAAAACGGGACGAGGGAAAGGACCCGGACCGTGCAGGCCTCGGTCTTGCCATCACGAAGCGGATCGTCGAGCTCCACGGAAGCACCATCGCCGTCTCGAGCCCGGAAGGCTCGGGAACGACCTTCACCTTCACCCTTCCTACAGGTAAGGGATAA
- a CDS encoding response regulator, translating into MGRRVLVIEDDRDIARLLTVHLEDIGCDVSVAHDGREGLEKAATGAYDLIVLDIMLPGIDGIELCRNLREKRDYTPILMLTAKSSELDRVLGLELGADDYLTKPFSIRELQARVKALFRRMEAMKSREPVPAEDVITRGGLVIDTGKREVTRNKEKLTLTAKEFDLLLYFARTPGRVYTRSQLLDTVWGYGHEGYEHTVNSHINRLRGKVEADPSRPEYILTVWGVGYKFRDENG; encoded by the coding sequence ATGGGTCGAAGGGTTCTGGTCATAGAAGACGACCGGGACATTGCCAGGCTCCTCACGGTCCACCTGGAAGACATCGGGTGTGACGTGTCGGTGGCGCACGACGGCCGGGAGGGACTCGAAAAGGCGGCAACGGGCGCCTACGACCTGATCGTCCTCGATATCATGCTCCCCGGCATAGACGGTATCGAGCTGTGCAGAAATCTCCGGGAGAAGAGGGACTACACCCCCATCCTGATGCTCACCGCGAAGTCGTCCGAGCTCGACCGGGTCCTGGGACTGGAGCTGGGGGCCGACGACTACCTGACCAAGCCCTTCAGCATCCGGGAGCTCCAGGCCCGCGTGAAAGCCCTTTTCCGGCGCATGGAGGCCATGAAATCGAGGGAGCCGGTGCCGGCGGAAGATGTCATAACCCGGGGCGGGCTGGTGATAGATACGGGAAAGCGGGAGGTAACTCGGAACAAAGAGAAGCTCACCCTCACGGCCAAGGAGTTCGACCTTCTCCTTTACTTCGCCCGCACCCCCGGGCGTGTCTACACCCGCTCTCAACTGCTCGACACGGTCTGGGGGTACGGCCACGAGGGGTACGAGCACACGGTGAACTCCCACATAAACCGGCTCAGGGGAAAGGTCGAAGCAGACCCCTCCCGGCCGGAATACATCCTCACCGTATGGGGCGTGGGGTACAAGTTCCGCGACGAAAATGGGTAG
- a CDS encoding DUF1858 domain-containing protein, whose product MKRSVITGEMKVWDVIQNYPQTYAVFRKHGCPDMRRGIFSISARFMKVRWAAQMHKISLEELLRDLNAVATPDPERTGDNEAA is encoded by the coding sequence ATGAAACGAAGCGTTATCACCGGCGAAATGAAAGTGTGGGATGTGATACAGAACTACCCGCAGACCTATGCGGTGTTCCGTAAACATGGGTGCCCGGACATGAGAAGGGGGATCTTCTCGATCTCGGCACGCTTCATGAAGGTCCGGTGGGCTGCACAAATGCACAAAATCAGCTTGGAGGAACTCCTTCGCGATCTAAACGCGGTTGCAACCCCGGATCCGGAAAGAACCGGCGATAATGAAGCGGCGTAA
- a CDS encoding pyridoxamine 5'-phosphate oxidase family protein, which yields MEKVREKIRNYLGSHPYLNLGTVTQEGTPVVHTLGFVSEGATVYFMTDRTSRKAKNMMTNPAVAYTVDEDEMRLGVIQGVQMEGNASLVDDEGEIQRVFGLMREKFPQVGEIPESPNYVIFKITPRVGYFLDNTVSFGHRERVEY from the coding sequence ATGGAGAAGGTCAGGGAGAAAATAAGGAATTATCTTGGATCCCATCCCTACCTGAACCTCGGTACCGTAACCCAGGAGGGAACGCCGGTCGTTCACACGCTTGGTTTCGTGTCAGAGGGGGCGACGGTCTATTTCATGACCGACAGAACGAGCCGAAAAGCTAAGAACATGATGACCAATCCGGCAGTGGCCTACACCGTCGACGAGGATGAGATGAGGCTGGGTGTGATCCAGGGCGTGCAGATGGAGGGAAACGCGAGCCTGGTCGACGACGAGGGGGAGATACAGAGGGTCTTCGGCCTCATGAGGGAGAAGTTCCCCCAGGTCGGTGAGATTCCGGAGAGCCCGAACTACGTGATCTTCAAGATCACGCCCCGGGTCGGATACTTTCTCGACAACACGGTATCCTTCGGTCACCGGGAAAGGGTCGAGTATTAG
- a CDS encoding cyclic nucleotide-binding domain-containing protein, translated as MENLSEKIKLWFKKDLPIFRYLTGKDVKTFPPSLFEQVNVYKGETVCVEGKICDYVALILSGKIEIKKDTDFAGKQVVIGILSEGSVVGEMWLLEDHPGPVTAVAVEDSILLMMSRQNFNTLIENDPVMGVKLLKGVLLSTSIRLRKAYDRMAAIF; from the coding sequence ATGGAAAACCTGTCTGAGAAAATCAAGCTCTGGTTCAAGAAAGATTTGCCCATCTTTCGGTATTTGACCGGGAAAGATGTGAAAACGTTTCCGCCATCGTTGTTTGAACAGGTAAATGTCTACAAGGGAGAGACGGTCTGCGTGGAGGGGAAAATCTGCGATTACGTGGCTCTGATCTTATCAGGAAAGATAGAGATTAAAAAAGATACCGATTTCGCAGGGAAACAGGTTGTGATCGGCATTTTGAGCGAAGGGTCCGTTGTGGGAGAGATGTGGCTTCTCGAGGACCATCCCGGTCCTGTGACCGCAGTTGCGGTGGAGGACTCGATCCTTTTGATGATGAGCAGGCAGAATTTCAACACGTTGATAGAGAATGATCCTGTCATGGGCGTGAAACTGCTCAAAGGGGTCCTCCTCAGCACGTCCATCCGGCTCAGGAAGGCATACGACCGGATGGCGGCCATATTCTGA
- a CDS encoding RNA 3'-terminal phosphate cyclase — MTAEVTIDGSMGEGGGQVLRSSLALSLSTGRPFRIFNIRANRKKSGLLTQHLRAVMAASAIGRSETTGAKLGSSELTFEPREITPGSYRFSVGSAGSSILVLQTVLVALATARGPSTLTLEGGTHNPFAPTFDFFDKAFLPCLARMGPKVTCRLFRPGFFPSGGGKFTASIEPSGRLSPLELTERGKVLKRKARAYVSKIPQHVGHREVKVVAEMAGWGRECLEVVNVKNSPGPGNTLNLEVSSEGITEVFTGFGEKGVPAEKIAKDAVAAMQRYLEAGVPVGPYLADQLLVPMALAGGGSFFTLAPTLHTRTNIEVIKKFLDVDIRVVSIESDVWEVRLSS, encoded by the coding sequence ATGACAGCAGAGGTCACCATAGACGGATCGATGGGCGAGGGAGGCGGTCAGGTGCTTCGCTCCTCCCTGGCGCTCTCGCTTTCAACGGGCCGTCCCTTCAGGATCTTCAACATCCGGGCAAACCGAAAGAAAAGCGGCCTGCTCACCCAGCATCTGCGCGCCGTCATGGCCGCCTCGGCAATCGGCCGATCGGAAACGACCGGCGCAAAGCTTGGAAGCTCCGAACTTACCTTCGAACCCCGAGAGATCACACCCGGCAGCTACCGGTTTTCCGTCGGATCGGCCGGCAGCAGCATCCTCGTGCTTCAGACCGTTCTCGTGGCCCTCGCGACGGCACGGGGACCATCGACGCTCACCCTCGAGGGGGGAACACACAACCCCTTCGCACCCACCTTCGATTTTTTCGACAAGGCTTTTCTTCCCTGCCTTGCGCGCATGGGGCCCAAGGTGACCTGTCGCCTCTTCCGTCCGGGTTTCTTCCCCTCGGGGGGAGGGAAGTTCACCGCGTCGATAGAGCCTTCCGGGAGGCTCTCTCCCCTCGAATTGACCGAGAGGGGAAAGGTCCTGAAGCGGAAAGCGAGGGCCTACGTATCGAAAATCCCCCAGCACGTCGGGCATCGTGAGGTAAAGGTGGTAGCAGAAATGGCCGGCTGGGGGAGAGAGTGCCTGGAGGTGGTAAACGTCAAAAACTCGCCCGGCCCGGGAAATACCCTCAACCTCGAGGTCTCTTCAGAGGGAATAACGGAAGTGTTCACCGGTTTCGGAGAGAAGGGAGTCCCCGCCGAAAAGATCGCGAAAGATGCCGTAGCGGCCATGCAACGCTACCTGGAAGCCGGCGTTCCCGTGGGCCCCTATCTGGCAGACCAGCTGCTGGTCCCGATGGCTCTGGCAGGAGGCGGGTCGTTTTTCACCCTGGCACCGACCCTGCACACACGGACGAACATCGAGGTGATCAAAAAGTTCCTCGACGTTGATATCAGGGTCGTTTCCATTGAGAGTGACGTGTGGGAGGTCCGCCTGTCCTCCTGA
- a CDS encoding FAD-dependent oxidoreductase — protein sequence MRHLIIGSGPAGIAGAKAIRKRDKNAEVIITTGETDAPYMRPLLPGLISGEVDIASISDPHGEGLAGEKIEIRFGKEAKGIDAAKRSVTFSDGSHEPYDRLLIATGGMPILPPPLLRHPGQVIPLNTLRDALRIRERSRKSDRAVVYGPGFLAIEACRAMRTAGHEVVWFKPDLPRHGYPITSGEFESRFMDDLRNRGVTIREGVDITKLEALEKNRVGVRGTDGETVQCAMIVAATERLPSVDFLKGSGVDCNTGVLVDDYLRTSAPDVYAAGDCAEIFDKISKKRRINFGWRSAIKQGQLAGENMAGRDTLYMRRSEDYLWLIFGPPIKDRMK from the coding sequence ATGCGGCACTTGATTATCGGAAGCGGCCCGGCGGGGATCGCCGGCGCGAAGGCCATACGGAAAAGGGACAAAAATGCCGAGGTCATCATCACCACGGGGGAGACGGACGCACCCTACATGAGGCCCCTCCTGCCGGGCCTCATATCAGGCGAGGTCGATATCGCCTCCATCTCGGACCCCCACGGTGAAGGCCTCGCCGGCGAAAAGATCGAGATTCGTTTCGGGAAAGAGGCGAAAGGTATCGATGCGGCGAAACGGTCCGTCACCTTCTCTGACGGCTCCCATGAGCCCTACGACAGGCTCCTTATCGCCACCGGAGGCATGCCGATCCTGCCACCCCCCCTCTTGAGGCATCCCGGCCAGGTAATTCCTCTCAACACCCTTCGCGATGCACTGAGAATCAGGGAGCGCTCGAGAAAATCGGACAGAGCCGTTGTGTATGGCCCGGGCTTTCTGGCCATCGAGGCGTGCAGGGCGATGCGGACAGCGGGACATGAGGTGGTCTGGTTCAAACCGGACCTGCCCCGGCACGGCTACCCCATTACCTCGGGGGAGTTCGAATCAAGGTTCATGGACGACCTGCGGAACAGGGGCGTCACCATCAGGGAGGGCGTGGACATCACCAAACTCGAGGCGCTCGAAAAAAACAGGGTGGGGGTGCGCGGGACGGACGGCGAGACGGTTCAGTGCGCCATGATCGTGGCGGCGACGGAACGGCTCCCCTCAGTCGACTTCCTCAAGGGAAGCGGCGTTGACTGCAACACGGGGGTCCTCGTGGACGACTACCTGCGGACAAGCGCCCCCGACGTTTACGCGGCAGGGGACTGCGCGGAGATATTCGACAAGATCTCCAAAAAGAGACGCATCAACTTCGGCTGGCGCAGCGCCATCAAGCAGGGACAGCTCGCCGGAGAGAACATGGCCGGCAGGGACACGCTCTACATGAGGAGGAGCGAGGATTACCTCTGGCTGATCTTCGGCCCTCCCATAAAGGACCGGATGAAGTGA
- a CDS encoding YeeE/YedE family protein, translating to MEKVDEKAWSPYLAGALSGLVVVLSVLVAGKYFGASTSFVRTAGMIEKILAPGRVEKLEYFVKKAPVVDWQWMFVFGIFLGALAASITSGTFKSQAVPDLWELRFGSGPAKRGAVALAGGVIAMFGARLAGGUPSGHGLSGSLQLAVSGFIALVCFFLGGAIVARLMYGGGKGQ from the coding sequence ATGGAAAAAGTCGATGAAAAAGCCTGGAGTCCCTACCTGGCGGGAGCTCTTTCCGGGCTCGTCGTCGTTCTCTCCGTTCTGGTGGCGGGGAAGTATTTCGGTGCTTCCACATCGTTCGTCCGCACCGCCGGGATGATCGAGAAGATCCTCGCCCCGGGCAGGGTGGAAAAGCTCGAGTATTTCGTGAAAAAGGCCCCCGTGGTGGACTGGCAGTGGATGTTCGTCTTCGGTATCTTCCTGGGCGCGCTGGCTGCTTCCATAACTTCGGGGACCTTCAAGTCCCAGGCGGTGCCGGACCTCTGGGAGCTACGCTTCGGAAGCGGACCCGCAAAGAGAGGTGCAGTGGCCCTCGCAGGCGGCGTGATAGCAATGTTCGGAGCCAGACTGGCCGGCGGGTGACCGAGCGGACACGGGCTGAGCGGTTCGCTCCAGCTGGCCGTAAGCGGTTTCATAGCACTTGTCTGTTTCTTCCTGGGCGGTGCCATCGTGGCCCGGCTCATGTACGGGGGAGGTAAGGGACAATGA
- a CDS encoding YeeE/YedE family protein: MKMLMYGLVTGMLFGFLLQKARVLRYDRQLGALLFRDMTIVKFMLSAVLVGMAGVYLLHDMAVVKLSVKPTDLGANILGGLTFGAGWGLLGYCPGTSAGAIGEGRWDALFGIIGMIGGAALYAEVYPLMKATVLSWGNLGKITFSQAIGVNHWFIVFLLVMGGLLLFFWFESRGL; this comes from the coding sequence ATGAAGATGCTCATGTATGGTCTCGTAACGGGCATGCTTTTCGGGTTTCTCCTCCAAAAGGCACGGGTTCTTCGCTACGACAGGCAGCTTGGCGCGCTTCTTTTCAGGGACATGACGATCGTGAAGTTCATGCTTTCCGCGGTTCTGGTGGGAATGGCAGGCGTATATCTGCTCCACGACATGGCCGTGGTGAAGTTGTCGGTCAAGCCGACTGACCTGGGGGCGAACATCCTGGGCGGCCTCACCTTCGGTGCTGGGTGGGGGCTTCTCGGGTACTGCCCGGGAACCTCGGCGGGCGCGATCGGTGAAGGCAGGTGGGATGCCCTCTTTGGAATCATCGGGATGATCGGAGGCGCGGCGCTCTACGCGGAGGTATATCCGCTGATGAAGGCAACGGTGCTTTCCTGGGGAAACCTCGGCAAGATAACCTTTTCCCAGGCGATAGGGGTTAACCACTGGTTCATCGTCTTCCTCCTGGTCATGGGTGGACTGCTTCTCTTTTTCTGGTTCGAGAGCAGGGGGCTGTAA
- a CDS encoding methyltransferase domain-containing protein has product MDEAEKNFPKWETLYEDVKVETMPWFHPALDPDLERSLAELGIVCGSFLDIGTGPATQAIALAKMGFRVTATDISGAAIKRGRGLAKEMGLHIDFRRDDILATSLMGPFDFVFDRGCFHTLSPGYRDPYLRVVSRLVQGGGYLFLKCFSHEEPMEDGPYRFSPEEIRTIFSGTFDTGRIENTVYQGTLDPLPRALFCVLKKR; this is encoded by the coding sequence ATGGACGAGGCGGAAAAAAATTTTCCCAAGTGGGAAACCCTCTACGAGGATGTAAAGGTCGAGACGATGCCCTGGTTCCACCCCGCCCTCGACCCGGACCTGGAACGGAGCCTTGCCGAGCTCGGCATCGTCTGTGGCTCCTTCCTCGATATCGGCACCGGCCCCGCAACGCAGGCGATTGCCCTGGCGAAAATGGGTTTCCGGGTCACGGCAACCGACATATCCGGCGCCGCGATAAAGAGGGGAAGGGGGCTCGCGAAGGAAATGGGGCTGCACATAGATTTTCGCCGTGACGACATTCTTGCAACATCCCTCATGGGGCCATTCGATTTCGTCTTCGACCGGGGGTGCTTCCACACCCTTTCCCCGGGCTATCGTGACCCCTACCTGCGGGTGGTCTCGAGACTGGTCCAAGGGGGTGGCTACCTCTTCCTCAAGTGTTTCAGCCACGAAGAGCCGATGGAGGACGGGCCCTACCGTTTCTCCCCGGAAGAGATACGCACCATATTCTCCGGCACCTTCGATACAGGACGCATCGAAAATACGGTATACCAGGGGACCCTCGATCCCCTTCCCAGGGCGCTCTTCTGTGTGCTGAAAAAAAGGTAG